In a single window of the Allobranchiibius huperziae genome:
- the hrpA gene encoding ATP-dependent RNA helicase HrpA, which translates to MTQPSRRTRPTRRRPRTTSGGRPPRLDEAAQQRRRSLLPAIEYPPQLPVVAERERIRAAIEAHQVVVVAGETGSGKTTQLPKILLEMGRGIAGMIGHTQPRRIAARSVADRIADELHVPLGGVVGYQVRFADHSGPDSLVKVMTDGILLSELRRDRDLRRYDTLIIDEAHERSLNIDFILGYLKQLLPRRPDLKVIVTSATIDPGRFAEHFAQHGVPAPVIEVSGRTFPVEVRYRPLVEEIAGPSGPQLVDVDQVTGIVRAVEELWSEPVSDGGPQDILVFCSGEREIRDAAEALDALDLPGTATLPLYARLSAAEQHRVFGSHGGRRIVIATNVAETSLTVPGIRYVVDSGTARISRYSQRTKVQRLPIEPVSQASARQRSGRCGRVADGVCIRLYSEEDFLGRPEFTDPEILRTNLASVILQMASLDLGDVARFPFVEPPDSRQISDGVRLLEELQAVEERGSRGTPRLTAAGRAISALPTDPRLARMLLAGAENGALAEVLVIVAALSIQDPRERPAEKRPQADQSHARFRHESSDFLSLLNLWRYLKEQQKALSSSAFRRMCQREYLHYLRVREWQDLHTQLREACKQQGMRRADNPAGEDAVHQAMLTGLLSHVGLRDREKRDFLGARGVRFAIQPGSALFRKPPDWVMSAELVETSRLWARTNAAVDPAWVERAGGHLVKRSYAEPHWERRRGSVVAAERVTLYGLPLAAGRKVDYGSIDPVMSRDLFIRSALVEGDWESRHAFTERNRQTLARLRDLEARTRRRDVVVDDETVYAFYDAKIPESIVSAAHFDAWWKKEQRSSPDLLTMSEDDLRGDDAADIDLDEYPRTWSSGELDLRLSYRFEPGSDDDGVTVHVPVEQLNQVDQDGFDWLVPGVRGELVTALIRSLPKATRRNFVPAPDVAARALPLMDPARGSITTELAGALQQLTGVRVPADQWDWDRVPNHLKATFRVEDSRRRALSHGEDLSALREQLSGRVRSVLSRAGSEIERSGLTTWDFEELPAELAERVGKRTVQGYPALVDEGDSVALRVLPSAAERDAEHPAGVRRLLLLQLDVPWSRLLGMLDNAQRLALGWGPHADQQAVLSDVLAAAVDAVVAADSSPGPVRTRERFDAVLRQTRQQASAQVLSIVEGLVPVLHHSREVQLALDSMTRPSVAELVADVRRQHEGLVYPGFVAATGASRLRDLDRYLRGMLERLERAPEDIARDAQRMDEVHAVERELGDLIEGLPPARRREDAVRRLRWQVQELRISLFAQRLGTSGAVSVQRLRKAMDRIEAAPTT; encoded by the coding sequence ATGACCCAGCCCTCACGCCGCACCCGCCCGACCCGCCGCCGCCCGCGTACGACGTCCGGGGGGCGTCCGCCGCGCCTGGACGAGGCCGCGCAGCAACGCCGCCGGTCGCTGCTGCCCGCGATCGAGTACCCGCCCCAGCTGCCGGTGGTCGCCGAGCGCGAGCGCATCCGTGCCGCGATCGAGGCGCATCAGGTCGTGGTCGTGGCCGGCGAGACCGGCTCGGGCAAGACCACCCAGCTGCCGAAGATCCTGCTGGAGATGGGCCGCGGCATCGCGGGGATGATCGGGCACACCCAGCCGCGCCGGATCGCCGCGCGCTCGGTCGCCGACCGGATCGCCGACGAGCTGCACGTCCCGCTCGGGGGAGTGGTGGGCTACCAGGTGCGCTTCGCCGACCACTCGGGCCCGGACAGCCTGGTCAAGGTGATGACCGACGGCATCCTGCTGTCGGAGCTGCGCCGCGACCGCGATCTGCGCCGCTACGACACGCTGATCATCGACGAGGCCCACGAGCGCTCGCTCAACATCGACTTTATCCTCGGCTACCTCAAGCAGCTGCTGCCGCGGCGACCGGACCTGAAGGTCATCGTCACCTCGGCCACCATCGATCCGGGCCGGTTCGCGGAGCACTTCGCCCAGCACGGCGTGCCCGCTCCCGTGATCGAGGTCTCCGGGCGCACCTTCCCGGTGGAGGTCCGCTACCGGCCCCTGGTCGAGGAGATCGCCGGGCCGTCCGGGCCCCAACTGGTCGACGTCGACCAGGTCACCGGCATCGTGCGCGCCGTCGAGGAGCTGTGGAGCGAGCCGGTGTCCGACGGGGGACCGCAGGACATCCTGGTCTTCTGCTCCGGCGAGCGCGAGATCCGTGACGCCGCAGAGGCGCTCGACGCCCTCGACCTCCCCGGCACCGCGACGCTGCCGCTCTACGCGCGGCTGTCCGCCGCAGAGCAGCACCGGGTCTTCGGCTCGCATGGCGGACGACGGATCGTCATCGCCACCAACGTCGCCGAGACCTCACTGACCGTTCCGGGCATCCGGTACGTCGTCGACAGCGGCACCGCGCGCATCTCCCGTTACAGCCAGCGCACCAAGGTGCAGCGTCTGCCCATCGAGCCCGTCTCGCAGGCGAGCGCGCGGCAGCGGTCGGGCCGATGCGGCCGGGTGGCCGATGGCGTGTGCATCCGGCTCTACTCCGAGGAGGACTTCCTCGGACGCCCGGAGTTCACGGATCCGGAGATCCTGCGTACCAACCTCGCCTCGGTCATCCTGCAGATGGCGTCGCTGGACCTGGGCGACGTGGCCCGGTTCCCGTTCGTGGAGCCGCCGGACTCCCGCCAGATCAGCGACGGCGTGCGGCTGCTGGAGGAGTTGCAGGCCGTCGAGGAGCGCGGCTCCCGGGGCACCCCGCGCCTGACCGCCGCCGGTCGCGCCATCAGCGCCCTTCCCACCGACCCCCGGCTCGCCCGGATGCTGCTCGCCGGCGCGGAGAACGGCGCCCTGGCCGAAGTGCTGGTCATCGTCGCGGCCCTGTCGATCCAGGATCCTCGTGAGCGACCGGCCGAGAAGCGTCCGCAGGCCGACCAGTCGCATGCCCGCTTCCGCCACGAGAGCAGCGACTTCCTGTCGCTGCTCAACCTGTGGCGCTATCTGAAGGAGCAACAGAAGGCGTTGTCCAGCAGCGCTTTCCGCCGGATGTGCCAGCGGGAGTATCTGCACTATCTGCGGGTGCGTGAGTGGCAGGACCTGCACACCCAGCTGCGCGAGGCCTGCAAACAGCAGGGGATGCGCCGCGCGGACAACCCGGCCGGAGAGGACGCCGTTCACCAGGCGATGCTCACCGGTCTGCTGTCGCACGTCGGTCTGCGTGACCGCGAGAAGCGCGACTTCCTGGGTGCCCGCGGCGTGCGGTTCGCGATCCAGCCCGGGTCGGCGCTCTTCCGCAAACCGCCGGACTGGGTGATGTCTGCAGAGCTGGTGGAGACCAGCCGGCTCTGGGCGCGGACGAACGCCGCGGTGGACCCCGCCTGGGTCGAGCGCGCCGGTGGTCATCTGGTGAAGCGCAGCTACGCCGAGCCGCACTGGGAGCGCCGCCGCGGCAGTGTGGTCGCCGCCGAACGGGTCACCCTCTACGGGCTGCCGCTGGCCGCCGGTCGCAAGGTCGACTACGGGTCGATCGACCCCGTGATGTCGCGCGATCTGTTCATCCGATCCGCGCTGGTCGAAGGCGACTGGGAGAGCCGGCACGCCTTCACCGAACGCAACCGTCAGACGCTCGCGCGGCTGCGCGATCTGGAGGCACGCACCCGGCGCCGTGACGTGGTGGTCGACGACGAGACCGTCTATGCGTTCTACGACGCCAAGATCCCCGAATCCATCGTTTCCGCAGCGCATTTCGACGCGTGGTGGAAGAAGGAGCAGCGCAGCTCACCCGACCTGCTGACGATGTCCGAGGACGACCTGCGCGGCGACGACGCCGCCGACATCGACCTCGACGAGTATCCGCGGACCTGGTCCAGCGGAGAGCTCGACCTGCGGCTCAGTTACCGCTTCGAGCCGGGATCCGACGATGACGGTGTGACAGTGCACGTCCCGGTAGAACAGCTCAACCAGGTCGACCAGGACGGTTTCGACTGGTTGGTGCCCGGCGTGCGCGGCGAGCTGGTGACCGCGCTCATCCGGTCGCTACCGAAGGCGACGCGTCGCAACTTCGTGCCCGCGCCCGACGTCGCGGCGAGGGCGCTGCCGCTGATGGACCCGGCGCGCGGCTCTATCACGACCGAGCTCGCCGGAGCACTCCAGCAACTGACCGGCGTGCGCGTCCCGGCCGACCAGTGGGACTGGGACCGAGTGCCCAACCACCTCAAAGCAACGTTCCGCGTTGAGGATTCGCGGCGCCGCGCGCTCTCGCACGGTGAGGACCTGTCCGCCCTGCGCGAGCAGCTGTCCGGTCGGGTGCGCTCGGTGCTGTCCCGGGCCGGCAGCGAGATCGAGCGTTCCGGACTCACCACCTGGGACTTCGAGGAGCTGCCCGCCGAGCTCGCCGAGCGCGTCGGCAAGCGGACCGTGCAGGGTTACCCGGCACTCGTGGACGAGGGTGACAGCGTCGCCCTGCGGGTGCTGCCGAGCGCCGCGGAGCGCGACGCCGAGCACCCGGCCGGCGTACGCCGCCTGCTGCTGCTGCAGTTGGACGTGCCCTGGTCGCGGTTGCTGGGGATGCTCGACAACGCCCAGCGGCTCGCGCTCGGTTGGGGACCGCACGCCGACCAGCAGGCGGTGCTCTCCGACGTCCTGGCCGCCGCCGTCGACGCGGTGGTGGCAGCGGACTCCTCACCGGGGCCGGTGCGGACCCGGGAGCGGTTCGACGCGGTGCTGCGGCAGACACGCCAGCAGGCGTCGGCGCAGGTGCTGTCGATCGTGGAGGGCCTGGTGCCCGTGCTGCACCACTCCCGCGAGGTGCAGCTCGCACTGGACTCGATGACCCGCCCGTCCGTCGCGGAGCTCGTCGCCGACGTGCGCCGGCAGCATGAAGGCCTCGTCTATCCCGGGTTCGTAGCGGCGACGGGCGCCTCCCGGTTGCGTGACCTGGACCGTTACCTGCGCGGGATGCTCGAACGCCTCGAACGTGCGCCGGAGGACATCGCCCGCGACGCCCAGCGGATGGACGAGGTGCACGCCGTCGAGCGGGAGCTCGGCGACCTCATCGAGGGTCTGCCGCCCGCCCGTCGCCGCGAGGACGCCGTACGCCGACTGCGCTGGCAGGTGCAGGAGCTGCGGATCAGCCTCTTCGCCCAGCGGCTCGGCACCTCAGGGGCGGTCTCGGTGCAGCGACTGCGCAAGGCGATGGACCGGATCGAGGCGGCGCCGACCACCTGA
- the thpR gene encoding RNA 2',3'-cyclic phosphodiesterase has translation MPRVFIALRPPQEEVARLDDFLDVRRDAAPFSWTDAEQFHLTLAFLPDVPEHRLDDLVEAVAAAAGRRDRFDLCLGGGGAFPDPARAKVMWVGLRTDEHADQELQALAAGVRGSAAHSGAQVDGQRFRPHVTVARCGRPTPLDRWVRLLDGYSGAFWTAEEVEVIASHLGEGPRGRARHEVLARLPLGDLGPSPSL, from the coding sequence ATGCCCCGTGTCTTCATCGCTCTGCGGCCCCCTCAGGAGGAGGTGGCGCGCCTCGACGACTTCCTCGACGTACGACGCGACGCCGCGCCGTTCAGCTGGACCGACGCCGAGCAGTTCCACCTCACCCTGGCCTTCCTGCCCGATGTCCCCGAACACCGCCTCGACGACCTGGTGGAGGCCGTCGCGGCGGCCGCCGGGCGCCGGGACCGGTTCGATCTGTGCCTCGGCGGAGGAGGGGCCTTTCCCGATCCCGCGCGCGCCAAGGTGATGTGGGTCGGGCTGCGCACCGACGAGCACGCCGACCAGGAACTGCAGGCGCTCGCGGCCGGCGTCCGTGGCTCCGCCGCCCACAGCGGCGCGCAGGTCGACGGACAGCGGTTCCGGCCGCACGTGACCGTCGCCCGCTGCGGTCGCCCGACCCCGCTCGACCGCTGGGTGCGTCTGCTCGACGGCTACAGCGGAGCGTTCTGGACGGCCGAGGAGGTCGAGGTCATCGCCTCCCACCTGGGCGAGGGGCCACGTGGCAGAGCGCGACACGAGGTGCTGGCGCGCCTGCCCCTCGGCGACCTCGGGCCGTCACCGTCCCTCTGA
- a CDS encoding DUF4185 domain-containing protein: MLAHPAWHVAPGLHHLRYGDRAVRRAAWRDAGARPGGRRTRSQEITWGSALVRDWNEVYVYGTRGGSARGAGRSLYIARVAASGVQDPSAWTYWNGLAWVPDAAAAQPLLGRDTVSQALSVSHLGTSWVAVSMRGGDLQQRVGVWTATQPQGPWALSRTVAVPAPGDGTITYQPLAHPELALRDGNLLVSLSRTATTLAGMAQAPQASRPVFIEVPMP; encoded by the coding sequence GTGCTCGCGCATCCGGCGTGGCACGTCGCTCCTGGACTTCACCATCTCCGGTACGGCGATCGCGCGGTTCGACGTGCCGCGTGGCGGGACGCCGGTGCCCGGCCCGGTGGTCGCCGTACCCGCTCTCAGGAGATCACCTGGGGTTCGGCCCTGGTCCGCGACTGGAACGAGGTGTACGTCTACGGCACCCGCGGCGGCTCCGCGCGTGGTGCGGGACGCAGCTTGTACATCGCGCGGGTGGCGGCATCCGGCGTACAGGATCCGAGCGCGTGGACCTACTGGAACGGCCTCGCCTGGGTCCCCGACGCCGCAGCCGCCCAACCCCTGCTCGGAAGGGACACCGTGAGCCAGGCCCTGAGCGTCAGTCACCTCGGAACCTCCTGGGTCGCCGTCTCGATGCGCGGCGGGGATCTGCAACAACGCGTGGGGGTGTGGACCGCAACGCAGCCGCAGGGCCCGTGGGCGCTCTCGCGCACCGTCGCGGTGCCGGCTCCCGGCGACGGCACCATCACCTACCAGCCGCTGGCACACCCCGAGCTGGCCCTGCGCGACGGCAACCTGCTCGTCTCGCTGTCTCGCACCGCCACGACCCTCGCGGGTATGGCGCAGGCGCCCCAGGCATCGCGCCCGGTGTTCATCGAGGTGCCCATGCCCTAG
- a CDS encoding bifunctional o-acetylhomoserine/o-acetylserine sulfhydrylase, translating into MTDSPGWSFETRQIHAGQEPDAATTARALPIYQTTSYVFPDTDRAAKLFGLQEFGNIYTRLMNPTTDVVEQRLANLEGGVGALLVASGQAAETLAILNIAEAGDHIVASPSLYGGTFNLLKFTLPKYGIDVTFVEDTKDPQSWRAAAQPNTKLFYGETISNPKIEILDIEAVANVAHELGVPLVVDNTVATPFLLRPIEYGADIVVHSATKYLGGHGTAIAGAIIDSGNFDFGKDPEKFPNFNTPEESYHGLVYARDLGVGSPLGANLAFILKARVQGLRDLGSSISPFNAFLIAQGVETLSLRIERHVQNTRAVAEWLQQQDQVESVRWASLPGDEYYELAQKYTPLGSGAVLAFEIAGGAEAGKTFVEALTLHSHVANIGDVRSLVIHPASTTHSQGSDEDRLLAGVTPGLVRLAVGLEHIDDILADLEQGFAAAK; encoded by the coding sequence ATGACCGACAGCCCCGGCTGGTCCTTCGAGACCCGTCAGATCCACGCCGGCCAGGAGCCCGATGCGGCCACCACCGCACGCGCCCTGCCCATCTACCAGACGACGTCGTACGTCTTCCCGGACACCGACCGCGCGGCCAAGCTCTTCGGCCTGCAGGAGTTCGGCAACATCTACACACGACTGATGAACCCGACCACCGACGTGGTCGAGCAGCGCCTGGCCAACCTCGAGGGCGGGGTCGGCGCGCTGCTGGTCGCCTCCGGCCAGGCCGCAGAGACGCTGGCGATCCTCAACATCGCCGAGGCCGGGGACCACATCGTGGCCAGCCCGTCGCTCTACGGCGGCACCTTCAACCTGCTGAAGTTCACGCTGCCCAAGTACGGCATCGACGTGACCTTCGTGGAGGACACCAAGGACCCGCAGAGCTGGCGCGCAGCCGCCCAGCCCAACACCAAGCTCTTCTACGGCGAGACGATCTCCAACCCCAAGATCGAGATCCTGGACATCGAGGCCGTCGCGAACGTCGCGCACGAGCTCGGCGTACCGCTCGTGGTCGACAACACCGTCGCCACGCCGTTCCTGCTGCGCCCGATCGAGTACGGCGCGGACATCGTCGTGCACTCGGCGACGAAGTACCTGGGCGGGCACGGCACGGCGATCGCCGGCGCGATCATCGACAGCGGCAACTTCGACTTCGGCAAGGACCCGGAGAAGTTCCCCAACTTCAACACCCCCGAGGAGAGCTACCACGGGCTGGTCTACGCCCGCGACCTCGGCGTCGGAAGCCCGCTCGGCGCCAACCTGGCGTTCATCCTGAAGGCACGGGTGCAGGGTCTGCGCGACCTCGGGTCCTCGATCTCGCCGTTCAACGCGTTCCTGATCGCGCAGGGTGTCGAGACGCTCAGCCTGCGCATCGAGCGGCACGTGCAGAACACCCGCGCGGTCGCGGAGTGGCTGCAGCAGCAGGATCAGGTCGAGTCGGTGCGCTGGGCGTCGCTGCCCGGTGACGAGTACTACGAGCTGGCACAGAAGTACACGCCGCTCGGATCCGGCGCGGTGCTGGCGTTCGAGATCGCCGGCGGCGCCGAGGCGGGCAAGACGTTCGTGGAAGCGCTCACCCTGCACAGCCACGTCGCCAACATCGGCGACGTGCGCTCGCTGGTGATCCACCCGGCGTCGACGACCCACTCCCAGGGCAGCGACGAGGACCGGCTGCTGGCCGGTGTCACGCCGGGTCTGGTGCGGCTCGCGGTCGGGCTGGAGCACATCGACGACATCCTGGCGGACCTCGAGCAGGGGTTCGCGGCCGCCAAGTAG
- a CDS encoding DUF445 domain-containing protein, protein MRTVALGLLLLAAVIFVLTHGHGGVWGYVNAAAEAAMVGAVADWFAVTALFRHPMGVPIPHTAIIPERKDAIGASLEDFVAENFLTPDTVQERLAAAQIPARVGRWLAVRDNSVRVVRTAAPPLARGLESIDDREVLELLDRLVLPRLSREPIAPVAGHLLEGILRDRSHTSLVDLGVRELHDWVAANPETIVAILGSRAPWWSPKWLDDTVTSRIHLEILRFLADVRDDPEHQTRQALDHLLGQLAHDLQHDEATMAQAESLKEHLLKHPSVPGTVLALWASVRTTIVDGLRDEDSDLHARLSRALTDAGERLGTDEALRDSIERRLESIVGHVVTTYGRELTSVITTTIERWDGKEAASRIELHVGRDLQFIRINGTIVGGLVGLLIYTIAQLL, encoded by the coding sequence ATGCGGACGGTGGCGCTCGGGCTGCTGCTACTAGCGGCGGTGATCTTCGTGCTCACCCACGGCCATGGGGGAGTCTGGGGTTACGTGAACGCCGCGGCGGAGGCGGCCATGGTCGGCGCCGTCGCCGATTGGTTCGCCGTCACCGCCCTCTTCCGGCACCCCATGGGCGTGCCGATCCCGCACACCGCGATCATCCCGGAGCGCAAGGACGCCATCGGCGCGAGCCTCGAGGACTTCGTGGCGGAGAACTTCCTCACGCCCGACACGGTCCAGGAGCGGCTCGCAGCTGCGCAGATCCCGGCGCGGGTGGGGCGGTGGCTCGCGGTGCGCGACAACAGCGTCCGCGTCGTACGCACGGCAGCGCCGCCGCTCGCGCGCGGGCTGGAGTCCATCGACGACCGCGAGGTGCTGGAGCTGCTCGACCGGCTGGTCCTGCCCCGGCTGAGCAGGGAACCGATCGCCCCGGTGGCCGGGCACCTGCTCGAGGGCATCCTGCGCGACCGGTCGCACACGTCGCTGGTCGATCTCGGGGTGCGGGAGCTGCACGACTGGGTTGCGGCCAACCCCGAGACCATCGTGGCGATCCTCGGCTCCCGGGCACCCTGGTGGTCCCCGAAGTGGCTCGACGACACGGTGACCTCCCGTATCCACCTGGAGATCCTGCGATTCCTCGCCGACGTGCGTGACGACCCGGAGCACCAGACCCGGCAGGCGCTGGACCACCTGCTGGGGCAGCTCGCCCACGACCTGCAGCACGACGAGGCGACGATGGCCCAGGCCGAGTCGCTGAAGGAGCACCTGCTGAAGCACCCCTCGGTGCCGGGGACGGTGCTGGCCCTGTGGGCCTCGGTGCGGACGACGATCGTCGACGGACTGCGCGACGAGGACAGCGACCTGCACGCACGCCTGTCGCGCGCGCTGACCGATGCGGGGGAGCGGCTCGGGACCGACGAGGCCCTGCGCGACTCCATCGAACGCCGCCTCGAGAGCATCGTCGGCCACGTCGTCACGACGTACGGGCGCGAACTCACCTCGGTGATCACCACCACGATCGAGCGGTGGGACGGCAAGGAGGCGGCGTCGCGGATCGAGCTGCACGTGGGGCGTGACCTGCAGTTCATCCGCATCAACGGCACGATCGTCGGAGGCTTGGTCGGGCTGCTCATCTACACGATCGCCCAGCTGCTCTGA
- a CDS encoding DUF4352 domain-containing protein, with amino-acid sequence MTYLLTRRGGRGVRRGGRRVRLAVVASAIGSVGVLTGCGAGTDAPTVVTPSRDIVTSVTSAPSTTSSSTTSACGSSLEFGPTTAPSTKSHRFGTTAQTTDADSDDVRLAVTVQAPKVVSAVTEDPPDDGYQYVAVSMSVTLTGGDSTYIGAIDTFSMIDAQGNRCDYRDDSGAIPAAQVWKDGELNARKKSETGSMVFQVPIATKPSMLTVAFVGGLNETATDRWTD; translated from the coding sequence ATGACGTATCTGCTGACCCGGCGCGGCGGGCGCGGGGTCCGGCGCGGCGGGCGCAGGGTCCGGCTCGCGGTCGTGGCGTCGGCGATCGGGTCGGTCGGCGTCCTCACCGGATGCGGCGCAGGCACCGACGCACCGACCGTCGTCACCCCGAGCCGGGACATCGTCACCAGCGTCACCTCCGCGCCGAGCACCACGTCGTCGTCGACGACCAGCGCGTGCGGGTCCTCCCTCGAGTTCGGTCCCACCACCGCGCCGAGCACCAAGTCGCACCGGTTCGGCACCACGGCCCAGACCACCGACGCAGATTCCGACGACGTGCGGCTTGCGGTCACGGTGCAGGCCCCCAAGGTCGTGTCGGCGGTGACCGAGGACCCCCCGGACGACGGCTACCAGTACGTCGCCGTGAGCATGTCGGTCACGCTGACCGGTGGGGACTCCACGTACATCGGTGCCATCGACACGTTCAGCATGATCGACGCTCAGGGCAACCGATGCGACTACCGCGACGACTCCGGGGCCATCCCGGCCGCGCAGGTATGGAAGGACGGAGAGCTGAACGCGAGGAAGAAGTCCGAGACGGGCTCGATGGTCTTCCAGGTGCCGATCGCCACGAAGCCGTCCATGTTGACGGTCGCATTCGTCGGCGGGCTGAACGAGACGGCCACCGACAGGTGGACCGACTGA
- a CDS encoding 5-methylcytosine restriction system specificity protein McrC yields MRTVTLTEHSTSDPFPLGGTARERLFDLVAGRLEVQATADPGQVRLRSTSWVGAVHVPGLTVRVTPRAGMANLFTMFSAGIPGGTLGREEVGWEGGVDLVDGVAAFLLRAIDDCTRRGLLHGYLHREESLHVIRGRLLVGQVAVRPWAAARPPCGYDDFTVDVPENRMLRCALEQLLRWPALPPVLRRGATALAVRFDGVSPTVPDDHRGGVPITRLNEHYAAALDLAGQALEGVTISHREGEHRAHAFLIDLQDVFQRWVAAELQARLWPMLHVSERPAYSLDDDARLPVRPDLVVMRGARPALVLQARHRLVGASSALSQEVSALLLQAASLPVPTALLVYADAEHPPEPQMRIRGTGTRLLCLPLTLDATPDALSARLDEIAELVRVSALGPLPQRNRTQASAVVPTI; encoded by the coding sequence GTGCGCACCGTCACGCTCACCGAGCACTCCACGTCCGACCCGTTCCCCCTGGGCGGCACCGCCCGCGAGCGGCTGTTCGATCTGGTGGCGGGGCGACTGGAGGTGCAGGCCACCGCCGACCCCGGGCAGGTGCGACTGCGGTCCACCTCCTGGGTGGGCGCCGTGCACGTGCCGGGGCTCACCGTGCGGGTCACCCCGCGCGCGGGGATGGCGAACCTCTTCACGATGTTCTCCGCAGGGATCCCGGGCGGCACCCTCGGACGTGAGGAAGTCGGCTGGGAGGGCGGCGTCGACCTCGTGGACGGCGTGGCCGCGTTCCTGCTGCGGGCGATCGACGACTGCACCCGCCGCGGGCTGCTGCACGGTTACCTGCACCGGGAGGAGTCGCTGCACGTGATCCGCGGGCGGCTGCTGGTCGGGCAGGTGGCGGTCCGTCCGTGGGCAGCGGCCCGGCCGCCCTGCGGATACGACGACTTCACCGTCGACGTCCCGGAGAACAGGATGCTGCGGTGCGCCCTGGAGCAGCTGCTGCGCTGGCCCGCCCTGCCGCCGGTGCTGCGTCGCGGAGCGACCGCGCTCGCGGTGCGCTTCGACGGGGTTTCGCCCACGGTCCCCGACGACCACCGCGGGGGAGTGCCGATCACCCGGCTCAACGAGCACTACGCGGCGGCGCTCGACCTGGCCGGGCAGGCCCTGGAAGGCGTCACCATCTCCCATCGGGAGGGCGAGCACCGGGCCCACGCGTTCCTGATCGACCTGCAGGATGTGTTCCAGCGGTGGGTCGCCGCCGAGCTCCAGGCCCGGCTGTGGCCGATGCTGCACGTGAGTGAGCGGCCGGCGTACTCCTTGGACGACGATGCCCGGCTGCCGGTCCGTCCGGACCTGGTGGTCATGCGTGGTGCTCGGCCGGCCCTGGTGCTGCAGGCTCGCCATCGTCTCGTCGGCGCATCGTCGGCCCTGTCGCAGGAGGTCTCGGCGCTGCTGCTGCAGGCGGCGTCGCTACCGGTGCCGACCGCACTGCTGGTCTACGCCGACGCCGAGCACCCACCCGAGCCGCAGATGCGCATCCGCGGCACCGGCACTCGGCTGCTGTGCCTGCCCCTCACGCTCGACGCGACACCGGACGCGCTCTCGGCTCGCCTGGACGAGATCGCCGAGCTGGTGCGCGTTTCGGCGCTCGGCCCGCTGCCGCAACGGAACCGGACGCAGGCGAGCGCCGTCGTACCCACGATCTGA